One Streptosporangium sp. NBC_01495 DNA window includes the following coding sequences:
- a CDS encoding condensation domain-containing protein: MTWGQTAIWEVLRWLPPGDASLNLLAGCEVEPGRDLDDVLAAVRALVERHDALHTLFPRDDRDEGKPVQVVVRSGELEVAVHETGARSPANVAAYAGARLRDVPFDVGGELPLRVAVVTRQGVPVRVILAMSHLAVDGWSAKIVCDDLRTLLSAPAALGPPAEQPLVRAAYEASERARQRERRAFDYWAGAVRELPRVWLEDLRQGGEARQGWSEIRSRALSRAVHALAARAGVTPGMVLQATVALLLGLYKGEDDVALRLIVSTRFKPETRRFVGAFNQNALLRLRLRHESFSGFLSHAGRAALAAYSTCEYDPVRLEELVARVTAERGIGTDGYCFYNDIRFDAPAAPAGRHLSPPEYHALLDETELVEPSHDTDQKGATFFLYVHELSERAVLTLCADRRFLGPRGPADFLLDLEWLAVEALHTDAGPLRLAEALAGRANRHPG; this comes from the coding sequence TTGACCTGGGGGCAGACGGCGATCTGGGAGGTGCTGCGCTGGCTCCCGCCGGGGGACGCCTCGCTGAACCTGCTCGCCGGATGCGAGGTCGAGCCCGGCCGCGACCTCGACGACGTGCTCGCCGCCGTCCGCGCGCTCGTCGAACGCCACGACGCCCTGCACACGCTGTTCCCCCGGGATGACCGTGACGAGGGGAAACCCGTCCAGGTGGTCGTGCGCTCGGGTGAGCTGGAGGTCGCCGTCCACGAGACGGGAGCGCGGAGCCCCGCCAACGTGGCGGCGTACGCCGGGGCGAGGCTGCGTGACGTGCCGTTCGACGTCGGCGGGGAGCTGCCGCTGCGGGTCGCGGTGGTGACCAGGCAGGGCGTCCCGGTCCGGGTGATCCTGGCGATGAGCCACCTGGCGGTCGACGGGTGGAGCGCGAAAATCGTCTGCGACGACCTGAGGACACTCCTGTCGGCTCCGGCCGCCCTCGGCCCCCCTGCGGAGCAGCCCTTGGTACGCGCCGCCTACGAAGCGTCGGAACGTGCCAGGCAGCGGGAGCGGCGGGCCTTCGACTACTGGGCCGGGGCCGTGCGCGAGCTGCCGCGCGTCTGGCTGGAGGACCTCAGGCAGGGCGGCGAGGCCAGGCAGGGCTGGTCGGAGATCCGCTCCCGCGCTCTCTCGCGGGCGGTCCACGCGCTGGCCGCCCGCGCGGGCGTCACCCCCGGCATGGTGCTCCAGGCCACCGTCGCGCTGCTTCTCGGCCTGTACAAGGGCGAGGACGACGTCGCCCTGCGGCTCATCGTGTCCACCCGCTTCAAACCCGAGACGCGACGCTTCGTGGGAGCCTTCAACCAGAACGCGCTGCTGCGGCTCCGCCTGCGCCACGAGTCGTTCTCCGGCTTCCTGTCCCACGCCGGAAGGGCCGCGCTCGCGGCGTACAGCACCTGCGAGTACGACCCCGTCCGGCTTGAGGAACTCGTCGCCCGCGTCACCGCCGAACGCGGCATCGGCACGGACGGCTACTGCTTCTACAACGACATCAGGTTCGACGCCCCGGCCGCGCCCGCCGGGCGCCACCTGTCCCCGCCGGAGTACCACGCCCTGCTGGACGAGACAGAGCTGGTGGAACCGTCCCACGACACCGACCAGAAGGGCGCGACGTTCTTCCTGTACGTCCACGAGCTGTCCGAGCGCGCGGTGCTCACCCTGTGCGCCGACCGGCGGTTCCTGGGACCGAGGGGACCCGCCGACTTCCTTCTGGACCTGGAGTGGCTGGCCGTCGAGGCGCTCCACACGGATGCCGGGCCGCTCCGGCTCGCCGAGGCGCTGGCGGGACGGGCGAACCGGCACCCGGGGTGA
- a CDS encoding multicopper oxidase family protein — translation MSVSRLITLSALVLAALSGCGTTAMTGKQSTGIAPASPDVPVSLTQPEFRQPRELSSRDGRLHVRLVVEQRVVQLAGQNVRALTYNGDYMPPTLRLFPGDRLDLDLVNRLGEHTNLHTHGWHVSPQDSSDNIYLHIMPGQTYHYTYRLPKDLAPGTYWYHSHAHPISEPQVFAGLSGAIVIEGLNRYLPPVLHRTAELLIALKDFQVHKGAIPTANIDSNAPTNRTVNGLLNPIIHIRPGETQMWRLANIGANIAYHVQLPGVRFHVIAQDANPVARVWGTDTLLMPPGSRWDVLVQGPPAGRTRLVTLPYSTGKDGDSYPEATLATLVSGGRAVTPARLPTTFAARYFDDLRKDPIAQRRVITFSENTRTNQFFINGKLFDPNRIDVRARLNTTEEWRVRNLANEQHTFHVHVNDFQVISVNGRPYHARNWQDTVQLPAHGEVVMRTRFRDFVGKYPLHCHILNHEDRGMMANIEVVR, via the coding sequence ATGTCTGTGTCCAGACTCATCACCTTGTCAGCCTTGGTGCTCGCCGCGCTGAGCGGCTGCGGCACCACCGCGATGACGGGCAAACAGAGCACTGGTATCGCGCCTGCCAGTCCCGACGTGCCGGTCTCGCTCACCCAGCCGGAGTTCCGCCAGCCGCGCGAGTTGTCGAGTCGCGACGGTCGCCTGCACGTGCGGCTGGTCGTGGAGCAACGCGTGGTACAGCTCGCGGGCCAAAACGTCCGGGCGTTGACCTACAACGGTGACTACATGCCGCCGACGCTGCGCCTGTTTCCCGGGGACCGGCTCGACCTGGACCTGGTGAACCGGCTGGGGGAGCACACCAACCTGCACACGCACGGCTGGCACGTCTCACCCCAAGACAGCTCCGACAACATCTACCTGCACATCATGCCGGGCCAGACCTATCACTACACCTACCGGCTGCCCAAGGACCTGGCCCCGGGCACCTACTGGTACCACTCCCACGCGCACCCGATCTCCGAGCCGCAGGTGTTCGCCGGGCTGTCGGGCGCGATCGTGATCGAAGGGCTGAACCGGTATCTCCCGCCTGTCCTCCATCGCACCGCAGAGCTGCTCATCGCGCTGAAGGACTTCCAGGTGCACAAAGGGGCCATACCGACGGCGAACATCGACAGCAACGCTCCGACCAACCGCACCGTGAACGGGCTCCTCAACCCGATCATCCACATCCGACCCGGCGAGACGCAGATGTGGCGACTGGCCAACATCGGGGCGAACATCGCCTACCACGTCCAGCTTCCCGGCGTGCGCTTCCACGTCATCGCCCAGGACGCCAACCCCGTCGCCAGGGTCTGGGGCACCGACACGTTACTCATGCCCCCGGGCAGCCGGTGGGACGTGCTCGTGCAGGGACCGCCGGCCGGCCGTACCCGTTTGGTGACCCTGCCCTACAGCACCGGCAAGGACGGCGACTCCTACCCCGAGGCGACCCTGGCCACCCTGGTGTCCGGGGGACGCGCCGTGACACCCGCACGCCTGCCCACGACCTTCGCCGCCCGGTACTTCGACGACCTGAGGAAGGATCCCATCGCTCAGCGGCGGGTCATCACCTTCTCCGAAAACACCCGCACCAACCAGTTCTTCATCAATGGCAAGCTGTTCGATCCGAACCGGATCGACGTGCGGGCGAGGCTGAACACCACCGAGGAGTGGCGGGTACGCAACCTTGCCAACGAGCAGCACACCTTCCACGTGCACGTCAACGACTTCCAGGTGATCAGTGTGAACGGCAGGCCGTACCACGCCCGCAACTGGCAGGACACAGTACAACTCCCCGCACACGGCGAAGTGGTGATGAGGACGAGGTTCAGGGATTTCGTCGGCAAGTACCCGCTGCACTGCCACATCCTCAACCACGAGGATCGCGGCATGATGGCCAACATCGAGGTCGTCCGCTAG
- the chrA gene encoding chromate efflux transporter: MNESDDDARGERGGRPVHALGEVVGVFLKLGVIGFGGPAAHIAMMREELVRRRGWLSDERFVDLMGAVNLIPGPNSTELAIHLGYDRARWKGLIAAGVCFILPAFAIVLALAWAYVRYDRTPAVEGLLYGIKPVVVAIVIWALIALLKTAIKGPLTALVAAAALALYLLGVNELLVLAAGGLMVMAVRTKNSWSPHRGSPALLLVPLLGGPRFPDPTGGQLTQLFLTFLKIGAVLYGSGYVLLAFLEGDFVQRLGWITRDQLLDAVSIGQVTPGPVFTTATFLGYVIAGLPGAVLATVAIFVPSFVFVGLLTRIIDRIRDRVWSSAFLDGVNATALALMAGVTLQLAGEAFVDPLTVALAALALLLQWRTRLNTAWYIAVAAVIGLARVLIIG, encoded by the coding sequence ATGAACGAATCCGACGACGACGCCCGCGGCGAGCGCGGCGGGCGGCCGGTGCACGCGCTTGGCGAGGTCGTCGGGGTCTTCCTGAAACTCGGCGTGATCGGGTTCGGCGGCCCGGCCGCGCACATCGCGATGATGCGCGAGGAACTGGTGCGCCGGCGCGGCTGGCTCTCCGATGAGCGTTTCGTCGACCTGATGGGCGCCGTCAACCTCATCCCCGGCCCCAACTCCACCGAACTGGCCATCCACCTGGGTTATGACCGGGCCCGCTGGAAGGGCCTGATCGCCGCCGGGGTGTGCTTCATCCTGCCCGCCTTCGCCATCGTGCTCGCCCTGGCCTGGGCCTATGTCCGCTACGACCGGACCCCGGCCGTCGAAGGGCTGCTGTACGGGATCAAACCGGTGGTGGTGGCCATCGTGATCTGGGCCCTGATCGCACTGCTCAAGACCGCGATCAAGGGCCCACTGACCGCGCTCGTCGCCGCAGCGGCACTGGCGCTGTACCTGCTGGGGGTCAACGAGCTGCTCGTGCTGGCCGCAGGCGGGCTGATGGTGATGGCGGTACGCACCAAAAACAGCTGGTCGCCGCATCGCGGTTCCCCCGCCCTGCTGCTGGTGCCGCTGCTGGGCGGGCCGCGTTTTCCCGACCCCACCGGCGGCCAGCTCACCCAGCTGTTCCTGACCTTCCTGAAGATCGGCGCGGTGCTGTACGGCAGCGGCTACGTCCTGCTGGCCTTCTTGGAAGGCGACTTCGTACAACGGCTCGGTTGGATCACCCGCGACCAGTTGCTGGACGCGGTCTCCATCGGCCAGGTCACCCCGGGGCCGGTGTTCACCACCGCCACTTTCCTCGGCTACGTCATCGCCGGCTTGCCCGGCGCGGTGCTGGCCACCGTCGCCATCTTCGTCCCGTCGTTCGTGTTCGTCGGCCTGCTGACCCGCATCATCGACCGGATCCGCGACCGCGTCTGGTCCTCGGCGTTCCTGGACGGCGTCAACGCCACCGCGCTGGCCCTGATGGCCGGAGTCACCCTGCAACTAGCCGGCGAGGCCTTCGTCGACCCGCTCACCGTGGCGCTGGCCGCGCTCGCGTTGCTGTTGCAGTGGCGCACCCGGCTCAACACCGCCTGGTACATCGCCGTCGCGGCCGTGATCGGCCTGGCCCGCGTGCTGATCATCGGATAG
- a CDS encoding HIT family protein — MTDSPESRACPYCHLEEAGRDPIGGWVHRDEHWLVGQGPADTTMPGALKITSRRHFVDFAEMTPAESTSFGLLLTRLDTALRASTDAERVHLVSTRDRVQHFHAWLYPRPASHSLRGTAFLDAPQRSDPADAERTARAVRDRLGASAPEHRHAHEPSAR, encoded by the coding sequence ATGACCGACAGCCCCGAAAGCCGCGCCTGCCCTTACTGTCACCTGGAGGAGGCCGGCCGGGACCCGATCGGCGGGTGGGTCCACCGCGACGAGCACTGGCTGGTTGGCCAGGGGCCCGCGGACACCACCATGCCCGGAGCCCTGAAGATCACCTCACGGCGGCACTTCGTCGACTTCGCCGAGATGACCCCGGCCGAGTCAACCTCCTTCGGCCTGCTGCTCACCCGGCTCGACACCGCGCTGCGCGCGAGCACCGACGCCGAACGCGTCCACCTGGTCTCCACCCGCGACCGCGTCCAGCACTTCCACGCCTGGTTGTATCCGCGCCCCGCCTCCCACTCCCTGCGCGGAACCGCGTTCCTCGACGCCCCCCAGCGCAGCGACCCCGCCGACGCCGAACGCACCGCCCGCGCCGTCCGCGACCGCCTTGGCGCGAGCGCACCCGAACACCGCCACGCCCACGAACCGTCCGCGCGTTGA
- a CDS encoding ATP-binding cassette domain-containing protein has product MDPILHLQDLHLRAGDRLIVRGLHLRVRRGQIAALTDPSGSGKTAVLRAILGQVPVTAGRVQNDGAAIPFKPQTRQTTISHTPSPWASRATHSRQIDLREQP; this is encoded by the coding sequence ATGGATCCGATCTTGCACCTGCAGGACCTCCACCTGCGTGCCGGTGACCGGCTCATCGTCCGGGGGTTGCACCTGCGGGTCCGGCGCGGCCAGATCGCCGCTCTGACCGACCCGAGCGGCAGCGGCAAGACCGCTGTGCTGCGGGCGATCCTCGGCCAGGTCCCGGTGACGGCAGGACGCGTCCAGAACGACGGGGCGGCTATTCCTTTCAAGCCACAAACGCGGCAAACAACCATCAGCCACACCCCATCGCCCTGGGCATCCAGAGCGACTCACTCCAGACAAATCGATCTTAGGGAACAGCCATGA
- a CDS encoding arsenate reductase/protein-tyrosine-phosphatase family protein: protein MEIETNERRGRAALHHALADPARLAIVDALLVGDLSPGELGAALDLPSNLLAHHLRVLQDAGLITRTRSHADRRRAYLQLIPAPLEALSATTTVAAPRVVFVCTRNGARSPLAAALWAARSRIPVTSAGTHPGPRLNPRAVSTARRHGLHLSRSHTAHIHDVLDPDDLVVAVCDKAYEELGPAPRRVHWSVPDPGPIDTDEIFEDVLAQLAERIDRLAALTATPAAPPRSADPHPLAP, encoded by the coding sequence ATGGAAATTGAGACAAATGAGCGGCGGGGGCGGGCCGCCCTGCACCATGCCCTGGCCGACCCCGCGCGGCTGGCGATCGTCGACGCGCTACTGGTCGGCGACCTGTCGCCCGGGGAACTGGGCGCCGCCTTGGACCTGCCTTCCAACCTGCTGGCTCATCACCTGCGCGTGCTGCAGGACGCGGGGCTCATCACCCGCACCCGCTCCCACGCCGATCGCCGCCGCGCCTACCTGCAGCTGATCCCGGCGCCCCTGGAGGCTCTCAGCGCCACCACGACCGTCGCGGCGCCCCGGGTGGTGTTCGTGTGCACCCGCAACGGCGCTCGCTCACCGCTGGCCGCCGCGCTGTGGGCGGCCCGCAGCCGCATCCCGGTCACCTCCGCCGGAACCCACCCCGGCCCCCGTCTCAACCCGCGAGCCGTCAGCACCGCCCGCCGTCACGGCCTGCACCTGAGCCGCTCTCACACCGCCCACATCCACGACGTGCTCGACCCCGATGACCTGGTCGTCGCCGTCTGCGACAAGGCTTATGAGGAACTCGGCCCCGCCCCTCGGCGCGTGCACTGGTCGGTTCCCGACCCCGGGCCGATCGACACCGACGAGATCTTCGAAGACGTCTTGGCCCAGCTCGCCGAGCGCATCGACCGGCTGGCCGCCCTGACCGCCACCCCTGCTGCGCCGCCTAGGAGTGCCGACCCTCACCCGCTGGCGCCGTAG
- a CDS encoding YncE family protein codes for MSPERSTAHPRAARLPSRLAAGLALLITALLHPSAAHAAPAPPHQPITASTAALVGGSATGATGPAQPVVLATIGVGLNPRAVAFTPGWRHAYVANSGSDTVSTFDTRTNTVLGEVAVGDDPRWTASGPAGTFLYVTNTGSHSVSVLTLRH; via the coding sequence ATGTCGCCTGAGCGCAGCACTGCCCACCCCCGCGCCGCCCGGCTGCCTTCACGCCTCGCGGCCGGCCTCGCGCTGCTCATCACCGCCTTGTTACACCCGTCGGCCGCCCACGCCGCACCGGCCCCGCCCCACCAGCCGATCACCGCCTCGACCGCCGCGCTTGTCGGCGGATCCGCCACCGGTGCCACCGGCCCGGCCCAGCCGGTGGTGCTGGCCACCATCGGCGTCGGCCTCAACCCCCGCGCGGTGGCCTTCACCCCCGGCTGGCGCCACGCCTACGTCGCCAACTCCGGCTCCGACACCGTCTCCACCTTCGACACCCGCACCAACACCGTCCTGGGCGAGGTCGCCGTCGGCGACGACCCCCGCTGGACCGCTTCCGGACCCGCCGGCACCTTCCTGTATGTCACCAACACCGGCTCCCACAGCGTCTCGGTACTCACCCTGAGACACTGA
- the ltrA gene encoding group II intron reverse transcriptase/maturase, which translates to MTQDASLNGGALDQARDGSWSKVAWIQAKLHRWAAADAGRRFDDLFNLIHDPATLRVAFERVAGNKGANTAGVDGVTVREVEEGIGLPVFLDDLRTAVKDGSFRPLPVRERMIPKPGGSGKVRQLGIPVIADRVVQAALKLVLEPIFEAGFEPVSYGFRPKRRAHDAIAEIHLFGTKSYRWVLDADIQACFDEIDHTALMDRVRARIKDKRVLSLVKAFLKSGILTEFGEHQDTHTGTPQGGILSPLLANVALSVLDEHLHGPWKRDGSMSTNKRREKRRAQQLPNWRIVRYADDFVVLVNGTQEDVEVLREEVARVLAPMGLRLSSAKTRIVHMSEGFDFLGFRLQWRRKQGTNKWHVYTFIADRPIKSVKTKIRALTHRFSQANLEYVLDRLNSIMHGWANYFRHAIAKNVFSMLDNFTWQRLMRMMMHRFRWKWRDVRRRYVTPEGHWLQITAGRIERRPIAAVPVTRYRYRGAKIPTPYLSLEHA; encoded by the coding sequence ATGACGCAAGATGCGTCGCTGAATGGCGGCGCTCTCGACCAGGCTCGGGACGGGTCGTGGTCGAAGGTAGCGTGGATTCAGGCCAAGCTTCACCGTTGGGCGGCGGCCGATGCCGGCCGCAGGTTCGACGACCTGTTCAATCTCATTCACGACCCGGCGACGCTCAGGGTGGCGTTCGAGCGGGTCGCGGGCAATAAGGGTGCCAATACCGCAGGAGTGGACGGCGTAACGGTCCGCGAAGTGGAAGAGGGCATCGGCTTGCCTGTGTTCCTGGACGACCTCCGGACCGCTGTGAAGGACGGCTCGTTTCGTCCTTTGCCGGTGAGGGAACGCATGATCCCGAAGCCGGGCGGCTCTGGAAAGGTGAGGCAACTGGGGATTCCCGTGATCGCTGACCGGGTTGTCCAGGCGGCACTCAAACTGGTTCTGGAACCTATCTTCGAGGCTGGCTTTGAGCCGGTCTCCTACGGGTTCCGGCCCAAGCGGCGAGCGCATGATGCGATAGCCGAGATCCATCTGTTTGGCACGAAGAGCTACAGGTGGGTGCTGGACGCGGACATCCAGGCGTGTTTCGACGAGATCGACCACACCGCCTTGATGGACCGGGTCCGGGCACGGATCAAGGACAAACGCGTCTTGTCGCTGGTGAAAGCGTTCCTGAAGTCCGGAATTCTTACGGAGTTCGGCGAACATCAGGATACGCACACCGGTACGCCGCAGGGTGGCATCTTATCTCCATTACTTGCAAACGTGGCCTTGTCGGTGCTCGATGAGCATCTTCACGGGCCATGGAAGCGCGATGGATCGATGTCGACCAATAAGCGACGCGAGAAGCGCCGCGCGCAGCAACTACCGAACTGGAGGATCGTCCGCTACGCCGACGACTTTGTCGTCTTAGTGAATGGCACCCAAGAGGATGTTGAGGTGCTGCGCGAAGAGGTCGCGCGAGTGCTGGCACCAATGGGATTGCGGCTGTCATCGGCCAAAACCCGGATCGTGCACATGAGCGAGGGATTCGACTTCTTGGGGTTCCGCCTCCAGTGGCGCCGCAAGCAAGGCACGAATAAGTGGCACGTGTACACCTTCATCGCCGACCGACCGATCAAGTCGGTCAAGACGAAGATCCGTGCACTGACCCACAGGTTTTCACAGGCAAATCTGGAGTACGTGCTTGACCGACTCAACTCGATCATGCACGGCTGGGCCAACTATTTCCGGCACGCCATAGCGAAGAACGTGTTCAGCATGCTGGACAACTTCACGTGGCAACGGCTGATGCGCATGATGATGCACCGGTTCCGCTGGAAGTGGCGAGATGTCCGCCGACGGTATGTCACCCCGGAAGGGCACTGGCTACAGATCACGGCGGGCAGGATCGAACGCCGCCCGATTGCAGCGGTTCCGGTTACCCGGTATCGCTATCGCGGAGCGAAGATTCCCACTCCCTATTTGTCTCTCGAACACGCCTGA
- a CDS encoding ABC transporter ATP-binding protein — protein MAGDDSVTPLIRAEGLRKTYPPRDRRGAGFQAVAGIDFHVDRGEAFGFLGPNGAGKSSTMRMLGCVSPATAGTLRILGMDPARDGRKIRARLGVVPQDDVLDPDLTVRENLTMYGLYFGLSRRVIRERTERLLEFAQLEEKAGETLGALSGGMRRRLTIARSLINEPDILLLDEPTTGLDPQARHVLWDRLFRLKQQGVTLLLTTHYMDEAEQLCDRLVVMDKGLIADEGSPQELIRRHSTREVLELRFRIDEHEQAAEKLHDLVSPGEGERVEVLPDRVLVYTHEGEATLAEVTAARMTPITALVRRSTLEDVFLRLSGRTLTD, from the coding sequence ATGGCAGGCGACGACAGTGTGACACCACTGATCCGGGCGGAGGGGCTCAGGAAGACGTACCCGCCCAGGGACCGGCGGGGTGCCGGGTTCCAGGCCGTGGCCGGGATCGACTTCCACGTCGACCGGGGAGAGGCGTTCGGATTCCTCGGCCCCAACGGGGCGGGAAAGTCCTCGACGATGCGCATGCTCGGCTGCGTCTCCCCGGCCACCGCCGGAACCCTGCGAATCCTCGGCATGGACCCCGCGCGCGACGGCCGGAAAATCCGGGCGCGCCTGGGCGTGGTCCCGCAGGACGACGTGCTGGACCCCGACCTCACCGTGCGCGAGAACCTGACGATGTACGGCCTCTACTTCGGGCTGTCCCGCCGCGTGATCAGGGAGCGGACGGAGCGCCTGCTGGAGTTCGCGCAGCTGGAGGAGAAGGCGGGCGAGACCCTGGGGGCGCTGTCCGGCGGCATGCGGCGACGGCTGACGATCGCCCGCTCCCTGATCAACGAGCCGGACATCCTCCTGCTCGACGAGCCGACCACCGGGCTCGACCCGCAGGCGCGGCACGTGCTGTGGGACCGGCTGTTCAGGCTGAAGCAGCAGGGGGTGACGCTGCTGCTCACCACCCACTACATGGACGAGGCCGAGCAGCTGTGCGACCGCCTGGTGGTGATGGACAAGGGGCTCATCGCGGACGAGGGATCACCTCAGGAGCTCATCCGCCGGCACTCGACGCGCGAGGTCCTGGAACTGAGGTTCCGGATCGACGAGCACGAGCAGGCCGCCGAGAAGCTCCACGACCTGGTCAGCCCCGGTGAGGGGGAGCGGGTGGAGGTCCTGCCCGACCGGGTGCTGGTCTACACGCACGAGGGTGAGGCGACGCTGGCCGAGGTCACCGCCGCGCGGATGACCCCGATCACCGCCCTCGTCCGGAGATCGACGCTGGAGGACGTGTTCCTGCGTCTGTCCGGTCGGACCCTGACGGACTGA